A region of Anticarsia gemmatalis isolate Benzon Research Colony breed Stoneville strain chromosome 10, ilAntGemm2 primary, whole genome shotgun sequence DNA encodes the following proteins:
- the LOC142976018 gene encoding death-associated inhibitor of apoptosis 1-like isoform X1, translated as MESAETKNGGANSPIKNEEVAGSSTAPPDVSSNGPASKLTTLFKSAPREAKIRPLIGSLVLPQQNYEATSSTPSPSSPSPSSSFSIDKTDNRDTFGFDSVDMRREDERIKTFEKWPVTFLSAEQLARNGFYYLGRGDEVRCAFCKVEIMRWVEGDDPCKDHRRWAPQCPFVRKLGAATDSAAGRDECGSRVPVDSPPRMPGPVHPLFASEAARLRSFQDWPRCMRQKPEDLAEAGFFYTGQGDKTKCFYCDGGLKDWEPDDVPWEQHARWFDRCAYVQLVKGRDYVQRVISEACVVNPSKPEKEVPILEKPVSEPAESPENSVDDSKICKICYAEERNVCFVPCGHVVACAKCALTANKCPLCRSTFQSAVRLYYS; from the exons ATGGAATCAGCAGAAACAAAAAATGGAGGTGCAAATAGCCCTATTAAAAATGAAGAAGTTGCAGGATCCAGTACAGCGCCGCCAGATG TGTCATCTAATGGCCCCGCCAGCAAGTTAACGACGCTTTTCAAAAGCGCACCGCGCGAGGCGAAGATTCGACCTCTTATTGGATCACTGGTGTTGCCACAACAGAATTACGAAGCAACATCATCAACGCCGTCGCCTTCTTCACCTTCGCCTTCCTCCTCCTTCTCCATCGATAAAACCGACAATCGCGATACCTTTGGCTTTGACTCAGTTGACATGCGCCGCGAAGACGAAAGAATCAAAACATTCGAAAAATGGCCTGTCACTTTCCTCTCTGCCGAGCAACTGGCCCGAAACGGCTTCTACTACCTCGGTCGCGGCGACGAAGTGCGCTGCGCTTTCTGTAAGGTGGAGATCATGAGATGGGTCGAGGGAGACGATCCTTGCAAAGACCATCGCCGCTGGGCACCACAATGTCCGTTCGTGCGAAAACTTGGCGCGGCGACAGACAGCGCTGCGGGTCGCGACGAGTGCGGTTCTCGTGTACCGGTAGACTCGCCGCCACGCATGCCCGGCCCCGTACACCCGCTCTTCGCCTCCGAGGCTGCACGCCTTCGTAGCTTTCAAGACTGGCCTCGTTGCATGCGTCAAAAACCCGAGGACTTGGCCGAAGCTGGTTTCTTCTACACGGGACAAGGTGACAAAACTAAATGCTTCTATTGTGACGGCGGTCTCAAGGACTGGGAACCCGATGATGTACCGTGGGAACAGCATGCGCGTTGGTTTGACCGATGTGCTTACGTACAATTAGTAAAAGGCCGTGACTATGTCCAAAGAGTAATTTCAGAGGCGTGCGTGGTGAATCCATCAAAACCGGAGAAAGAAGTTCCAATTCTTGAAAAACCAGTCTCTGAACCCGCAGAGTCCCCTGAGAACTCAGTTGACGACTccaaaatttgtaaaatttgcTATGCGGAGGAGCGCAACGTGTGCTTCGTTCCGTGCGGACACGTGGTGGCCTGTGCTAAGTGTGCGCTGACGGCAAATAAATGCCCCTTGTGCCGCAGTACGTTTCAGAGTGCAGTGCGACTGTATTACTCGTGA
- the LOC142976018 gene encoding death-associated inhibitor of apoptosis 1-like isoform X2 gives MFSCSLPCLKNQKSGLKMDIKTVSSNGPASKLTTLFKSAPREAKIRPLIGSLVLPQQNYEATSSTPSPSSPSPSSSFSIDKTDNRDTFGFDSVDMRREDERIKTFEKWPVTFLSAEQLARNGFYYLGRGDEVRCAFCKVEIMRWVEGDDPCKDHRRWAPQCPFVRKLGAATDSAAGRDECGSRVPVDSPPRMPGPVHPLFASEAARLRSFQDWPRCMRQKPEDLAEAGFFYTGQGDKTKCFYCDGGLKDWEPDDVPWEQHARWFDRCAYVQLVKGRDYVQRVISEACVVNPSKPEKEVPILEKPVSEPAESPENSVDDSKICKICYAEERNVCFVPCGHVVACAKCALTANKCPLCRSTFQSAVRLYYS, from the exons ATGTTTTCGTGTTCCCTACCCTGTTTAAAAAACCAGAAATCTGGATTAAAAATGGATATAAAGACAG TGTCATCTAATGGCCCCGCCAGCAAGTTAACGACGCTTTTCAAAAGCGCACCGCGCGAGGCGAAGATTCGACCTCTTATTGGATCACTGGTGTTGCCACAACAGAATTACGAAGCAACATCATCAACGCCGTCGCCTTCTTCACCTTCGCCTTCCTCCTCCTTCTCCATCGATAAAACCGACAATCGCGATACCTTTGGCTTTGACTCAGTTGACATGCGCCGCGAAGACGAAAGAATCAAAACATTCGAAAAATGGCCTGTCACTTTCCTCTCTGCCGAGCAACTGGCCCGAAACGGCTTCTACTACCTCGGTCGCGGCGACGAAGTGCGCTGCGCTTTCTGTAAGGTGGAGATCATGAGATGGGTCGAGGGAGACGATCCTTGCAAAGACCATCGCCGCTGGGCACCACAATGTCCGTTCGTGCGAAAACTTGGCGCGGCGACAGACAGCGCTGCGGGTCGCGACGAGTGCGGTTCTCGTGTACCGGTAGACTCGCCGCCACGCATGCCCGGCCCCGTACACCCGCTCTTCGCCTCCGAGGCTGCACGCCTTCGTAGCTTTCAAGACTGGCCTCGTTGCATGCGTCAAAAACCCGAGGACTTGGCCGAAGCTGGTTTCTTCTACACGGGACAAGGTGACAAAACTAAATGCTTCTATTGTGACGGCGGTCTCAAGGACTGGGAACCCGATGATGTACCGTGGGAACAGCATGCGCGTTGGTTTGACCGATGTGCTTACGTACAATTAGTAAAAGGCCGTGACTATGTCCAAAGAGTAATTTCAGAGGCGTGCGTGGTGAATCCATCAAAACCGGAGAAAGAAGTTCCAATTCTTGAAAAACCAGTCTCTGAACCCGCAGAGTCCCCTGAGAACTCAGTTGACGACTccaaaatttgtaaaatttgcTATGCGGAGGAGCGCAACGTGTGCTTCGTTCCGTGCGGACACGTGGTGGCCTGTGCTAAGTGTGCGCTGACGGCAAATAAATGCCCCTTGTGCCGCAGTACGTTTCAGAGTGCAGTGCGACTGTATTACTCGTGA
- the LOC142976018 gene encoding death-associated inhibitor of apoptosis 1-like isoform X4: protein MSSNGPASKLTTLFKSAPREAKIRPLIGSLVLPQQNYEATSSTPSPSSPSPSSSFSIDKTDNRDTFGFDSVDMRREDERIKTFEKWPVTFLSAEQLARNGFYYLGRGDEVRCAFCKVEIMRWVEGDDPCKDHRRWAPQCPFVRKLGAATDSAAGRDECGSRVPVDSPPRMPGPVHPLFASEAARLRSFQDWPRCMRQKPEDLAEAGFFYTGQGDKTKCFYCDGGLKDWEPDDVPWEQHARWFDRCAYVQLVKGRDYVQRVISEACVVNPSKPEKEVPILEKPVSEPAESPENSVDDSKICKICYAEERNVCFVPCGHVVACAKCALTANKCPLCRSTFQSAVRLYYS, encoded by the exons a TGTCATCTAATGGCCCCGCCAGCAAGTTAACGACGCTTTTCAAAAGCGCACCGCGCGAGGCGAAGATTCGACCTCTTATTGGATCACTGGTGTTGCCACAACAGAATTACGAAGCAACATCATCAACGCCGTCGCCTTCTTCACCTTCGCCTTCCTCCTCCTTCTCCATCGATAAAACCGACAATCGCGATACCTTTGGCTTTGACTCAGTTGACATGCGCCGCGAAGACGAAAGAATCAAAACATTCGAAAAATGGCCTGTCACTTTCCTCTCTGCCGAGCAACTGGCCCGAAACGGCTTCTACTACCTCGGTCGCGGCGACGAAGTGCGCTGCGCTTTCTGTAAGGTGGAGATCATGAGATGGGTCGAGGGAGACGATCCTTGCAAAGACCATCGCCGCTGGGCACCACAATGTCCGTTCGTGCGAAAACTTGGCGCGGCGACAGACAGCGCTGCGGGTCGCGACGAGTGCGGTTCTCGTGTACCGGTAGACTCGCCGCCACGCATGCCCGGCCCCGTACACCCGCTCTTCGCCTCCGAGGCTGCACGCCTTCGTAGCTTTCAAGACTGGCCTCGTTGCATGCGTCAAAAACCCGAGGACTTGGCCGAAGCTGGTTTCTTCTACACGGGACAAGGTGACAAAACTAAATGCTTCTATTGTGACGGCGGTCTCAAGGACTGGGAACCCGATGATGTACCGTGGGAACAGCATGCGCGTTGGTTTGACCGATGTGCTTACGTACAATTAGTAAAAGGCCGTGACTATGTCCAAAGAGTAATTTCAGAGGCGTGCGTGGTGAATCCATCAAAACCGGAGAAAGAAGTTCCAATTCTTGAAAAACCAGTCTCTGAACCCGCAGAGTCCCCTGAGAACTCAGTTGACGACTccaaaatttgtaaaatttgcTATGCGGAGGAGCGCAACGTGTGCTTCGTTCCGTGCGGACACGTGGTGGCCTGTGCTAAGTGTGCGCTGACGGCAAATAAATGCCCCTTGTGCCGCAGTACGTTTCAGAGTGCAGTGCGACTGTATTACTCGTGA
- the LOC142976018 gene encoding death-associated inhibitor of apoptosis 1-like isoform X3 produces MPLLIDPKSRNVSSNGPASKLTTLFKSAPREAKIRPLIGSLVLPQQNYEATSSTPSPSSPSPSSSFSIDKTDNRDTFGFDSVDMRREDERIKTFEKWPVTFLSAEQLARNGFYYLGRGDEVRCAFCKVEIMRWVEGDDPCKDHRRWAPQCPFVRKLGAATDSAAGRDECGSRVPVDSPPRMPGPVHPLFASEAARLRSFQDWPRCMRQKPEDLAEAGFFYTGQGDKTKCFYCDGGLKDWEPDDVPWEQHARWFDRCAYVQLVKGRDYVQRVISEACVVNPSKPEKEVPILEKPVSEPAESPENSVDDSKICKICYAEERNVCFVPCGHVVACAKCALTANKCPLCRSTFQSAVRLYYS; encoded by the exons ATGCCTCTGTTAATCGACCCTAAAAGCAGAAATG TGTCATCTAATGGCCCCGCCAGCAAGTTAACGACGCTTTTCAAAAGCGCACCGCGCGAGGCGAAGATTCGACCTCTTATTGGATCACTGGTGTTGCCACAACAGAATTACGAAGCAACATCATCAACGCCGTCGCCTTCTTCACCTTCGCCTTCCTCCTCCTTCTCCATCGATAAAACCGACAATCGCGATACCTTTGGCTTTGACTCAGTTGACATGCGCCGCGAAGACGAAAGAATCAAAACATTCGAAAAATGGCCTGTCACTTTCCTCTCTGCCGAGCAACTGGCCCGAAACGGCTTCTACTACCTCGGTCGCGGCGACGAAGTGCGCTGCGCTTTCTGTAAGGTGGAGATCATGAGATGGGTCGAGGGAGACGATCCTTGCAAAGACCATCGCCGCTGGGCACCACAATGTCCGTTCGTGCGAAAACTTGGCGCGGCGACAGACAGCGCTGCGGGTCGCGACGAGTGCGGTTCTCGTGTACCGGTAGACTCGCCGCCACGCATGCCCGGCCCCGTACACCCGCTCTTCGCCTCCGAGGCTGCACGCCTTCGTAGCTTTCAAGACTGGCCTCGTTGCATGCGTCAAAAACCCGAGGACTTGGCCGAAGCTGGTTTCTTCTACACGGGACAAGGTGACAAAACTAAATGCTTCTATTGTGACGGCGGTCTCAAGGACTGGGAACCCGATGATGTACCGTGGGAACAGCATGCGCGTTGGTTTGACCGATGTGCTTACGTACAATTAGTAAAAGGCCGTGACTATGTCCAAAGAGTAATTTCAGAGGCGTGCGTGGTGAATCCATCAAAACCGGAGAAAGAAGTTCCAATTCTTGAAAAACCAGTCTCTGAACCCGCAGAGTCCCCTGAGAACTCAGTTGACGACTccaaaatttgtaaaatttgcTATGCGGAGGAGCGCAACGTGTGCTTCGTTCCGTGCGGACACGTGGTGGCCTGTGCTAAGTGTGCGCTGACGGCAAATAAATGCCCCTTGTGCCGCAGTACGTTTCAGAGTGCAGTGCGACTGTATTACTCGTGA